The proteins below come from a single Corylus avellana chromosome ca3, CavTom2PMs-1.0 genomic window:
- the LOC132175750 gene encoding bidirectional sugar transporter SWEET14-like, with translation MAFHQSLAFAFGLLGNIISFMVYLAPLPTFYQIYKRKSTEGFQSVPYVIALFSSMLWIYYAMLKKDANLLITINSVGCLIESIYIILFLFYATRMARITTVKLFLLLNVFGFGLMLLLTLYLAKGTKRIQILGWICLVFNLSVFAAPLCILRQVIRTKSVEYMPFPLSFFLTLGAVMWFFYGLFLKDYYIALPNTVGFLFGIVQMLLYIFYKRASSVLVLEEPKLHVPEHIIDAVKLTTLVCPELNSVVSLSNGNVNQIIEKEKAQESKTDMDG, from the exons ATGGCCTTTCACCAGTCATTGGCTTTTGCATTTGGCCTTCTAG GCAACATCATCTCATTTATGGTCTACCTTGCTCCACT GCCAACATTCTATCAGATATATAAGAGGAAATCCACAGAAGGTTTTCAATCAGTTCCTTATGTGATTGCACTCTTCAGTTCAATGCTGTGGATCTACTATGCGATGCTTAAGAAAGATGCAAATCTTCTTATCACCATAAACTCAGTTGGCTGCTTAATTGAGTCCATCTACATTATCTTGTTCTTATTCTATGCAACCAGGATGgcaagg ATCACGACTGTGAAGCTTTTTCTCCTGCTAAATGTTTTTGGTTTCGGCCTCATGCTTCTCCTCACTCTCTACCTAGCAAAAGGCACAAAACGTATCCAGATTCTTGGATGGatttgcttggtttttaacctTAGTGTGTTTGCTGCACCTCTTTGTATCTTG AGACAAGTCATAAGAACAAAAAGTGTCGAGTACATGCCATTTCCTTTGTCTTTCTTCCTCACCTTAGGCGCAGTGATGTGGTTCTTTTATGGACTTTTTCTCAAGGACTATTATATTGCT CTTCCAAATACAGTGGGGTTTCTCTTTGGCATTGTTCAGATGCTGCTCTACATATTTTACAAGAGGGCCAGTTCGGTTCTGGTCCTGGAGGAGCCAAAGCTACATGTACCTGAGCACATCATTGATGCAGTTAAGCTTACCACACTTGTGTGTCCGGAGCTGAATTCTGTGGTTTCTCTCTCAAATGGGAATGTAAATCAAATAATTGAGAAGGAAAAGGCACAAGAATCCAAGACAGACATGGATGGATGA
- the LOC132175837 gene encoding glutamate-1-semialdehyde 2,1-aminomutase, chloroplastic-like has protein sequence MWDIDGNKNIDYVGSWGLAIIGHADEEVLAALAETMKKGTSFGAPCLLENVLAEMVIAAVPSIEMVRFVNSGTEACMGVLRLARAFTGKEKLIKFEGCFHGHADPFLVKAGSGVATLGLPDSPGGVPKAATFETLNAPFNNISAVENLFEMYKGEIAAIILEPVVGNSGFIVPKPDFLNAIRILCTQNGALLIFDEVMTGFRLSYGGAQEYFGITPDLTTLGKIMGGGLPVGAYGGRREIMEMLAPAGTIYQSGTLSGNPLAMTAGIHTLKRLQKPGTYEYLDKITGELVEGIVDAGKKAGHAICGGHISGMFGFFFTEGPVYNFGDAAKSDAAKFARFYRGMLEEGVYFAPSQFEAGFTSLAHTSEDIQKTIAAAEKVLRQI, from the exons ATGTGGGACATAGATGGCAACAAGAACATCGACTATGTGGGTTCTTGGGGACTGGCAATAATTGGTCATGCAGATGAGGAG GTACTTGCTGCCCTGGCTGAAACAATGAAGAAAGGAACCAGCTTTGGTGCTCCTTGTCTGTTAGAAAATGTTTTGGCCGAGATGGTCATCGCAGCTGTTCCAAGCATAGAAATGGTTCGATTTGTTAATTCAGGCACAGAAGCATGCATGGGTGTTCTCCGCCTGGCCCGTGCTTTCACCGGCAAGGAGAAGCTTATCAAGTTTGAGGGCTGTTTCCATGGCCATGCCGATCCATTCCTTGTCAAGGCAGGAAGTGGAGTTGCTACCTTGGGGCTCCCCGACTCCCCTGGTGGTGTCCCAAAAGCAGCCACTTTTGAAACTCTAAATGCCCCTTTCAATAACATCTCAGCCGTGGAAAATCTCTTTGAGATGTACAAAGGAGAGATTGCTGCAATTATCCTTGAACCTGTTGTTGGGAACTCTGGTTTCATTGTTCCTAAACCCGACTTCCTTAATGCCATACGCATACTCTGTACACAAAATGGTGCTCTCCTCATCTTTGATGAAGTTATGACTGGATTCCGTTTATCATATGGTGGAGCTCAGGAATACTTTGGCATAACTCCTGATTTAACAACACTTGGGAAGATCATGGGTGGTGGTCTGCCGGTCGGTGCATATGGAGGAAGGAGGGAGATTATGGAGATGCTGGCACCAGCAGGAACCATCTACCAGTCTGGGACCTTAAGTGGAAACCCATTGGCAATGACCGCAGGCATACACACTCTTAAGCGGTTGCAGAAGCCTGGAACCTATGAATATTTGGATAAGATCACAGGTGAACTTGTTGAAGGTATAGTTGATGCTGGGAAGAAGGCTGGTCATGCAATCTGTGGTGGGCATATAAGTGGgatgtttgggtttttcttcacAGAAGGGCCAGTTTACAACTTTGGGGATGCTGCGAAGAGTGATGCTGCAAAGTTTGCAAGGTTTTATAGGGGAATGCTGGAGGAAGGAGTGTACTTTGCTCCTTCACAGTTTGAGGCTGGATTTACAAGCTTGGCGCATACTTCTGAAGATATTCAAAAAACAATAGCAGCTGCTGAGAAGGTTTTACGGCAGATTTAG
- the LOC132173453 gene encoding bidirectional sugar transporter SWEET12-like, with amino-acid sequence MAIFSAQNPWAFTFGILGNIVSFVVFLAPVPTFFRVCKKKSTDGFQSVPYVVSLFSSMLWIYYASLKPDEILLITINSVGCVVETIYIAIYIVYAPKQARIFTLRLLLLMNFGGFCLILLLSQLLAKGPNRVRVLGWVCVAFSVSVFAAPLSIMRVVIRTKSVEFMPFSLSLFLTISAVMWLLYGVLSRDLYVALPNILGFVFGVLQMVLYVIYKNYKTVLDDKLPETKADVVKMSTTMTSEVQVSTTMTSEERASSHPNSVENG; translated from the exons ATGGCCATCTTCTCTGCTCAAAATCCCTGGGCTTTTACGTTTGGTATTCTAg GTAACATTGTCTCCTTTGTGGTTTTTCTGGCTCCAGT GCCAacgttttttagggtttgtaaGAAGAAATCAACGGACGGGTTCCAATCAGTTCCATACGTGGTTTCACTTTTCAGTTCGATGCTCTGGATATACTATGCATCACTTAAGCCTGACGAAATCCTTCTTATTACTATTAACTCAGTCGGCTGTGTTGTTGAGACCATTTACATCGCTATTTATATCGTTTATGCACCCAAGCAAGCTAGG ATCTTCACGTTGAGGCTTCTTCTTCTGATGAATTTCGGGGGGTTTTGCTTGATTCTTCTACTCTCCCAACTCTTAGCGAAAGGACCAAACCGTGTACGAGTTCTTGGATGGGTTTGTGTAGCTTTCTCCGTGAGTGTCTTTGCCGCTCCTCTAAGCATTATG agaGTGGTGATACGCACCAAGAGCGTGGAATTCATGCCGTTTTCCTTGTCACTTTTTCTCACAATCAGTGCTGTTATGTGGCTCTTATATGGTGTTCTCTCCAGGGATTTGTATGTTGCG CTCCCAAACATACTGGGCTTCGTCTTTGGGGTACTTCAGATGGTGCTTTACGTAATCTACAAGAATTACAAAACAGTCTTGGATGATAAGCTTCCAGAAACCAAAGCTGATGTTGTAAAAATGAGCACAACCATGACATCGGAGGTACAAGTGTCCACAACTATGACATCCGAGGAACGAGCGTCCTCTCATCCCAACTCTGTTGAAAACGGGTAA
- the LOC132176553 gene encoding membrane-anchored ubiquitin-fold protein 3 isoform X1, with protein sequence MEGVGEEGRRSQSQIQMPEEELVDIKFRLYDGSDMGPFRYSSASTVDMLKQRVVSDWPKGKTIIPKVANEVKLISSGKILENNKTVGQCKMPFGDNAGGVIIMHVVVQPSLAKTKTEKKIDDSPRKIVCSCSIL encoded by the exons ATGGAAG GGGTTGGAGAAGAGGGGAGGAGAAGTCAAAGTCAAATACAGATGCCGGAGGAGGAGTTGGTGGATATAAAGTTCAGGCTGTACGATGGGTCGGATATGGGGCCGTTCCGGTACTCGTCTGCCTCCACCGTCGATATGCTCAAGCAGAGGGTCGTCTCCGACTGGCCCAAAG GTAAAACAATCATACCAAAGGTGGCAAATGAAGTGAAACTGATTAGTTCtggtaaaattttggaaaacaaCAAGACTGTTGGTCAGTGTAAAATGCCTTTTGGTGATAATGCTGGGGGTGTTATCATAATGCATGTTGTTGTACAGCCTTCTCTGGCGAAGACTAAAACAG AAAAGAAGATTGATGATTCACCTAGGAAAATTGTCTGTTCCTGTTCCATATTGTGA
- the LOC132175637 gene encoding RNA pseudouridine synthase 7 — protein sequence MQKRKREDAEEDMEIVWQTPANPPEPQDYIFRNGRRHVRPYYFEFISHVKNRWVGKTIVDLFAEEFKGRPYDYYVSAVKCGRIQVDGEIVPVSYMVKNSQKLSHFVHRHEPPVMALGVSVLQKEPDVLTICKPASVPVHPCGQYRKNTVVGILQAEHGLAPLFPVHRLDRLVSGLLILARNASKADLFRQQIEAKLVKKQYIAKVVGEFPEDEQIVDANVDYNAREGRSTAEVRDTSSDTPAKGKTACTKFTRISTNGTHSIVLCEPITGRSHQIRVHLQYTGHPIANDLLYLSEHITDRSAGGMSADRAAVKSHHSLKSSFYDKCLDEYEENSGDEFSIDPLCTNCPNLVPKGYDALEEGLWLHCFRYSGPGWTYECPYPDWASSIS from the exons ATGCAGAAGAGGAAGCGGGAAGACGCCGAGGAAGACATGGAGATCGTATGGCAAACGCCGGCGAACCCACCTGAGCCGCAAGATTACATCTTCCGTAACG GGAGGCGCCACGTCAGGCCGTACTACTTCGAGTTCATCTCTCAT GTTAAGAATCGGTGGGTCGGCAAAACCATCGTCGACTTGTTCGCCGAGGAGTTCAAAGGCAGACCTTATGATTACTAT GTTAGTGCTGTAAAATGTGGACGGATACAAGTTGATGGAGAGATAGTGCCAGTTTCGTACATGGTTAAAAACTCACAGAAGTTAAGCCACTTTGTACACAG GCATGAACCGCCGGTGATGGCTTTGGGTGTCTCTGTTCTTCAGAAAGAACCAGATGTGCTAACTATTTGTAAGCCAGCATCTGTTCCG GTGCATCCCTGTGGTCAATATCGTAAAAACACCGTTGTTGGCATCCTTCAAGCAGAGCATGGCCTGGCACCTCTATTTC CGGTTCATCGACTTGATCGTCTCGTCTCAGGACTCCTTATTTTGGCCAGAAATGCTTCAAAGGCTGACCTTTTTAGGCAACAG ATTGAAGCTAAGTTGGTGAAGAAACAATATATTGCGAAAGTCGTAGGGGAATTTCCGGAGGATGAG CAAATTGTTGATGCTAACGTAGATTATAATGCTCGAGAAGGAAGGAGCACAGCAGAG GTTAGAGATACTAGCAGTGATACTCCTGCAAAAGGGAAGACTGCTTGTACAAAATTTACTCGGATTAGTACAAATGGAACTCATAGCATTGTTTTGTGTGAACCAATCACGGGCCGATCTCATCAA ATACGTGTCCATTTGCAGTATACTGGGCATCCAATAGCCAACGATTTGCTTTACCTTTCTGAACATATAACTGATAGGTCTGCTGGAGGAATGAGTGCTGATAGAGCTGCTGTTAAATCACACCATTCTCTAAAGTCAAGTTTTTATGATAAATGTCTCGatgaatatgaagaaaactctgGAGATGAGTTTAGCATTGATCCTTTGTGTACAAATTGCCCAAATCTGGTTCCAAAAGG ATACGATGCACTTGAAGAGGGTTTGTGGCTACATTGTTTTAGATACTCTGGACCTGGATGGACCTATGAATGCCCATATCCAGATTGGGCATCATCAATAAGCTAA
- the LOC132176553 gene encoding membrane-anchored ubiquitin-fold protein 3 isoform X2, with product MPEEELVDIKFRLYDGSDMGPFRYSSASTVDMLKQRVVSDWPKGKTIIPKVANEVKLISSGKILENNKTVGQCKMPFGDNAGGVIIMHVVVQPSLAKTKTEKKIDDSPRKIVCSCSIL from the exons ATGCCGGAGGAGGAGTTGGTGGATATAAAGTTCAGGCTGTACGATGGGTCGGATATGGGGCCGTTCCGGTACTCGTCTGCCTCCACCGTCGATATGCTCAAGCAGAGGGTCGTCTCCGACTGGCCCAAAG GTAAAACAATCATACCAAAGGTGGCAAATGAAGTGAAACTGATTAGTTCtggtaaaattttggaaaacaaCAAGACTGTTGGTCAGTGTAAAATGCCTTTTGGTGATAATGCTGGGGGTGTTATCATAATGCATGTTGTTGTACAGCCTTCTCTGGCGAAGACTAAAACAG AAAAGAAGATTGATGATTCACCTAGGAAAATTGTCTGTTCCTGTTCCATATTGTGA